Part of the Apium graveolens cultivar Ventura unplaced genomic scaffold, ASM990537v1 ctg1500, whole genome shotgun sequence genome is shown below.
GCTAGCATTGTGTCACCTTGGATTAAACATCTGGCTCTCTTTAAGAAACCATTTAAAGCACCATTAACTTTAATAGAGAATCTAGGAGCAGATATGCAGTCCCAAATCcaattaataaatttaataaaaaaaatcatgacACCAAGAGCAATAAAATCCCAGTGAAGGGAATCAAATGCTTTGTAGAGAGAAACTTTCAAATCCCAGTTTAGGGTGCCTTTGTTACGACTGTAACTTTTTACTAACCCTTCAGCCATTTATATGTTGTCTCCAATTTTCCTACATGAGACAAAAGCGAACCGGGAAATACTAACAAGGCATGACCATCTTTAATAGAAATGATCTCAGTCATACATTTAAATGGAACA
Proteins encoded:
- the LOC141699923 gene encoding uncharacterized protein LOC141699923, translated to MAEGLVKSYSRNKGTLNWDLKVSLYKAFDSLHWDFIALGVMIFFIKFINWIWDCISAPRFSIKVNGALNGFLKRARCLIQGDTMLAYLFSLYMDVFSSMIDKVPNAHFQFYWKCKDLKLNHHLFADDVLLFLELVMILNGYKEHD